CGTAAAGCGTCGTCACGGTCTGCACGGAGGGCGCGTAGTGCGGCGGCGGGCAGATCACCCACGCACCGGCCGCGTTCCACGTCTGCCCGCCGACGACGATCGTCGCGTTCACCGGGCCGTCGGAGACGTCGTCGTACCAGCTCGCGTTGTCGAAGTCGGCGATCTGCGCTCCCGCGAGCGTGGCGCTGTTGCCGAAGCCGCCGGCGACGATCAGGCGGCCTTGCGCGTCGGTGCGCGCGTCGCCGAGCGGGACTTCGGTCGTGCTCATTCCGTAGGTGTACGTGCCGTTCGCGAACTGCGCGACGTCGTTCGCGCCGGTGAGCGTGCGCGGACCGGGGTCGATCTTCGTCGACTCCTTGTTCATCGGCTTGGCGTTGACGAGGTGGACCGTCCAGGTGATCGCGCCGTCGGCGAGCGTGAGCTCCTTGACGCTGGCGTCGTCGTAGAAGCCGAAGAGGCGGAAGCGCTGCGCCTGGCGCTTGATCCGGCACTGCTCGTCTTTGTAGGTGCCGTTCGGCGGTGCGGGCGGCGGCGCAGGGAACGGAAGCTCCGGGCCGATGAACGACTCGGGACTGTTGCCGAGCCTCGCGATCCCGATCGTCGGGAAAATCTTGACGGCGGTGAGGTTTGCCATCGATGCGTCTCCTATGCCGTGGCCGCCAGCGCGCGCGTGCGACGGGCCCAGAACGGGGACGCCGGCCAGCGTCCCTCGAGCGCGTAGCGGTGCGTGAGGCCGTCGAGGTAGCGCGCGTACTCCGCGCGACAGCGTGCATGGTATGCGTCCAGGTGCGAGGTCTCGCCGCGCTCGAGCGCCGCGCGGATCGCGTCCGCGGCAGCGATTCCGTTGCGCAGCGCGCGCACGACGCCCCAGCCGCAGAGCGGATCGTGCGCGGCGTACGCGTCGCCGACCGCGAGCCAGTGCGGCTGCGGGCCGGGGTCGAGGAGCGCGCTGTCGGCGGCGACGATGCGCAGTCCGGCGCGCGCGGCGAGCTGCGGCGCCATCAAGTCGCGGTCGGTGAGGTACGCGAGCGCGTGTCCGCCGGGGATCGGCGTCGCGTACCACCAGCCGCCTGGCGTCGCTTCCACGACGATCGCGTGCGCGTAGGTCGGGTCGGAGTTCGGCTCGGTGTGCGCGACGAGCGCGACCAGGGCGTCGAAGCGCGTGCGGCGCGCGCCGAGCCGGCGGCCGAGCGCGCAACGGCGTCCGGTCGCGTCGACCAAGAACCGCGCGCGCAATGACGGAACGTCCTCGCCGAGCGCGACGTGCCAGCTGCTGCCGTCGTGGCGCACCGCGCCGAGCCGCGCGTAGAGACGCAGCGCGCAGCCGCGCGCGAGCACCGCGTCGCGCAGGTCGCGGTCGAAGCGCGCGCGGTCGACGTGCCAGCGCGCACCTTGCGGATCGAACAGTGCGTTCTGCGCCTGCATCTCCGGCGCGCCCCAGACGCTGCGGATCTCGTAGCCGCGCAGGTGTCCCGCGGCGAGGAAACGGTCCCAGAGCCCGAGCTCGGCCAGCGGCGCGCGGATCGCGTTCGAGAACGTTTCGCCGACCCACGGCGGATCGGCGACGGGCCGATCCAGAATCGCCACCGACGCGCCGCCGTCCGCCAACCGCAGCGCGGTCGCGATCCCGGCCGGACCTGCACCGAAGACACAGACGTCGAACCGGTCGCCTCGTCCGGCCATCGCAGCGCACCTCGCTCTCGAATTGTGGGCCCAGTATGCGAGCGGGCTCTTACCGGGCGCTTACGGGAAAACACGCGTAAGCACGGTAATGCCGAGCGCGATGCAGCCGCCGCACCTCGTCCGCGCGCTCGCCGCCGTGCTGATCCTCGCGCTGAGCGCGTGCGCGCGCACCGCGCAGCCCGCTGCGCCGCCGAGCGGGACGCTGCGGATCCCGACCACCGTCGATCCGCCGGGCTTGAACCCGCTCGTCTTCGACAACGGCCAGGTCTCGCTGCTCGCCGTGCTGATCCACGGCTACCTGCTGCGCGTCGACGCGGACGGCAAGCTGATCCCCGACCTCGCGCTCGAGGTGCCGGCGCGCGCGAACCGCGGCGTCTCCGCCGACGGCCGGACCGTCACGTACCATCTGCGGCGCGGGGTGCGCTGGCAAGACGGGACGCCGTTCGGCGCGCGCGACGTCGTGTTCTCGTTCGCGGCCGCGATGAATCCCGACAACGCCGTCCCCGACCGCACCGGCTTCGATCACGTGCGCTCGGTGCGCGCGCTCGACGACCACACCGTGCAGGTGACGCTGACGCACCCGTTCTCGCCGTTCGTCGCGTCGTGCTTCACGATGGCGGCAAACGATCCGTACGCTATTCTGCCGGCCCATCTGCTGGCCGGCAAGCACGACCTCAACCGCGATCCGTACAACGCCGCGCCGGTCGGCCTCGGCCCCTACAAGGTCGAGCGCTGGGACCGCGGCGCGCGCTTGGTGCTGAGCGCCGACCCGCACTACTTCCGCGGCGTTCCGGCGATCCCGCGCATCGAGATCGACATCGTTCCGGACCCGAACACGGTCGCGACGGTGTGGAAGACGGGGTCGGCCGATCTCGTCTTCGCGCGCGTGCAGCAAGGCCGCGCGTTCCTCGACGCGATTCGCACGCGGCGCGACGGCCACGTCGTGCTCAAGCCGCACTACGAGTTCGATTTCATCCTGCTGAACCTCACCCGCCCGCCGCTCGACGACGTGCGCGTGCGGCGCGCGCTCGCAATGGGGATCGACCGCACGCACATCATGCGAACCCTCGATGGCGAGCTGTGGGTGCCCGGCGAGAGCGATCGTCTGCCGGGGCAGTTCGCCTATGATCCCGCGCTGCGGCAGCCGGCGTACGATCCTGCCGCGGCGGCGCGGCTGCTCGACGCAGCGGGCTGGAAAATGCAACCTGACGGAACGCGGCGCAAGAACGGCCGGCCGCTCGCGCTCGAG
This window of the Candidatus Eremiobacterota bacterium genome carries:
- a CDS encoding FAD-dependent monooxygenase; the protein is MAGRGDRFDVCVFGAGPAGIATALRLADGGASVAILDRPVADPPWVGETFSNAIRAPLAELGLWDRFLAAGHLRGYEIRSVWGAPEMQAQNALFDPQGARWHVDRARFDRDLRDAVLARGCALRLYARLGAVRHDGSSWHVALGEDVPSLRARFLVDATGRRCALGRRLGARRTRFDALVALVAHTEPNSDPTYAHAIVVEATPGGWWYATPIPGGHALAYLTDRDLMAPQLAARAGLRIVAADSALLDPGPQPHWLAVGDAYAAHDPLCGWGVVRALRNGIAAADAIRAALERGETSHLDAYHARCRAEYARYLDGLTHRYALEGRWPASPFWARRTRALAATA
- a CDS encoding peptide ABC transporter substrate-binding protein, producing the protein MPSAMQPPHLVRALAAVLILALSACARTAQPAAPPSGTLRIPTTVDPPGLNPLVFDNGQVSLLAVLIHGYLLRVDADGKLIPDLALEVPARANRGVSADGRTVTYHLRRGVRWQDGTPFGARDVVFSFAAAMNPDNAVPDRTGFDHVRSVRALDDHTVQVTLTHPFSPFVASCFTMAANDPYAILPAHLLAGKHDLNRDPYNAAPVGLGPYKVERWDRGARLVLSADPHYFRGVPAIPRIEIDIVPDPNTVATVWKTGSADLVFARVQQGRAFLDAIRTRRDGHVVLKPHYEFDFILLNLTRPPLDDVRVRRALAMGIDRTHIMRTLDGELWVPGESDRLPGQFAYDPALRQPAYDPAAAARLLDAAGWKMQPDGTRRKNGRPLALEFVATTESKSTERFGLLAQQDLANLGVRVDLKSYAYNMVWASKAEHGIFQTGRFDFAYSGWQPNLVADHSYLFRCDTRPPNGDNFGGICDPVIERAAREELDTTDPAREAAGDRALTARLIAQTDVIFLGFNKEAVAYRDGLEGIAPAVTGQHYWNAYAWRWRTPRK